A region of Nitrospirota bacterium DNA encodes the following proteins:
- a CDS encoding multicopper oxidase domain-containing protein: MITLLRNFIFFILPAAFFVVFTDTPACGKTVEYDLFIEYKTVNFTGKEVMAISINKSIPGPTLYWTEGDIAKIRVYNRLEEETSIHWHGILLPNKEDGVPYLTTPPIKAGAFREFIFPVKQAGTYWYHSHTELQEQKGVYGSIVIYPKEKKEQPDREYVLVLSDWTDEDPHEVMRTLKRGSDYYMLKRGTMQSIYGAMKNRALPDVLKRSLDRMPPMDISDVGYDMFLVNGEKELHLPAKPGETLLLRIINASAGTYFYLQYADGSMTVVSADGQDVEPFDINRILIAIAETYDVTVVVSDNGSFEFRATAQDGSGSVSAFIGEGKRVSAPDMSKPDLYRMHGGHETGMDMGMAAEKHDMQMMHDMGQKADARPMPPYEHLRAVKRTVLPESNPGRTITLALDGDMERFVWTINGKILSEAEPIIIRKGEKVRIVFENKSMMHHPMHLHGHFFRVINKQGEYSPLKHTVDIPPMGKQIIEFYAGEDKDWPLHCHILYHMEAGMFTVLTYEGAEIDPEIADARKDPANSLKKDMWFFWGRLSLLTQMGDIFLNASNSRNTFSINKEASRNGAYDIEILYGRYISRFVSVLAGANITDEDSRGVLGIRYLLPLNIESRAWVDTEKELRISLEKKIQITDRFSVFGHLTYDTGTKSEWAAGGEWTINKWLSLTARHHSDYGTGAGIIIRF, from the coding sequence ATGATTACTCTGCTGAGGAACTTTATTTTTTTCATACTACCGGCGGCGTTCTTTGTAGTTTTTACTGATACGCCGGCCTGCGGCAAAACGGTTGAGTATGACCTTTTTATTGAATATAAAACCGTAAATTTCACGGGCAAAGAGGTGATGGCAATCTCTATAAACAAGAGCATTCCGGGACCGACTCTTTACTGGACAGAAGGGGATATTGCCAAAATTCGCGTTTACAACAGGCTCGAGGAAGAGACTTCCATTCACTGGCACGGAATCCTCCTGCCGAATAAAGAAGACGGCGTCCCGTATCTTACAACCCCTCCGATAAAGGCCGGAGCATTCCGCGAATTCATCTTCCCGGTTAAACAAGCTGGAACCTACTGGTATCACTCCCATACCGAGCTGCAGGAGCAAAAAGGTGTTTACGGGTCGATCGTGATATATCCGAAGGAAAAGAAGGAACAGCCGGACAGGGAATATGTGCTTGTTCTTTCCGACTGGACTGATGAAGACCCGCATGAGGTGATGAGGACCCTTAAGCGAGGAAGCGATTACTATATGCTGAAAAGGGGGACCATGCAGAGCATTTACGGGGCCATGAAAAACAGGGCCCTGCCCGATGTTCTGAAGCGCTCGTTAGACCGCATGCCTCCAATGGATATTTCCGATGTCGGCTATGATATGTTTCTTGTCAACGGAGAAAAGGAATTGCATCTTCCGGCAAAACCCGGCGAGACCCTTCTGCTCCGTATTATAAATGCCTCGGCAGGGACATATTTTTATTTGCAGTATGCAGATGGCTCCATGACGGTGGTTTCAGCCGACGGCCAGGATGTAGAGCCCTTTGACATAAACCGCATTCTGATTGCGATAGCCGAGACATATGATGTGACTGTTGTCGTTTCCGATAACGGCTCCTTTGAATTCAGGGCAACCGCTCAGGATGGAAGCGGAAGTGTCTCTGCCTTCATCGGGGAAGGAAAACGTGTGTCTGCTCCCGATATGTCAAAGCCGGATTTATACAGAATGCATGGAGGGCATGAGACGGGAATGGATATGGGTATGGCTGCGGAAAAACATGATATGCAGATGATGCATGATATGGGGCAAAAGGCAGATGCGAGGCCTATGCCTCCCTATGAACATCTCCGTGCAGTAAAGCGGACGGTTCTGCCGGAATCCAATCCTGGGAGAACTATCACCCTTGCCCTCGACGGAGATATGGAGCGCTTTGTCTGGACAATAAACGGCAAGATCCTTTCTGAAGCAGAACCGATAATCATCAGAAAAGGAGAGAAGGTCCGCATTGTTTTTGAAAATAAATCCATGATGCATCATCCAATGCATCTTCATGGCCACTTTTTCAGAGTTATAAACAAACAGGGCGAATACTCTCCTCTTAAACATACGGTCGATATCCCGCCCATGGGAAAACAGATAATTGAATTTTATGCAGGAGAGGACAAGGACTGGCCCCTTCACTGCCATATCCTCTATCACATGGAGGCAGGCATGTTTACCGTGCTTACCTATGAAGGCGCGGAGATTGACCCTGAGATTGCAGATGCGAGAAAGGACCCGGCAAACAGCCTGAAAAAAGACATGTGGTTTTTCTGGGGCAGACTATCACTCTTAACGCAGATGGGCGATATCTTTCTGAATGCCTCGAATTCCAGAAATACTTTTTCCATTAATAAGGAAGCTTCTCGGAACGGAGCCTATGACATTGAAATTCTTTATGGCAGGTACATAAGCCGTTTTGTCAGCGTACTCGCCGGGGCCAATATAACAGACGAAGATTCCAGAGGAGTGCTCGGAATCAGGTATCTTCTGCCTCTTAATATCGAAAGCAGGGCATGGGTTGACACCGAAAAAGAGCTCAGAATATCTCTTGAGAAAAAAATTCAGATTACGGACAGGTTCAGCGTATTCGGTCATCTTACATATGATACCGGCACAAAATCAGAATGGGCCGCCGGTGGTGAATGGACGATCAATAAATGGCTATCGCTTACAGCCCGGCATCATTCTGATTACGGGACAGGGGCTGGAATTATCATACGGTTCTGA
- a CDS encoding cupin domain-containing protein, whose protein sequence is MKSLKIALMVIAVSLLFASFMRAEEGKTEHIMVTTSDLKWTDAPSVASGAKMVIIEGVLKEAAPFTLRLKLPAGTKLPLHTHPAVERVTVISGTLYLGIGEKTEPKNAKGLGAGSVAIMPAGTKMFAFTKKETVIQLHGTGPWGIHYVNSEEAPKMK, encoded by the coding sequence ATGAAATCCTTAAAAATTGCTTTAATGGTTATAGCAGTGTCTTTGCTTTTCGCGTCTTTTATGAGGGCAGAAGAAGGGAAGACGGAGCATATTATGGTCACTACATCCGACCTTAAGTGGACAGATGCTCCATCCGTGGCTTCAGGTGCAAAGATGGTCATTATCGAAGGCGTTCTGAAAGAGGCTGCTCCCTTTACCTTACGGCTTAAGCTCCCTGCAGGCACAAAGCTTCCGCTCCATACGCATCCTGCTGTTGAACGCGTGACAGTTATCTCAGGCACCCTTTATCTCGGGATAGGCGAGAAGACTGAGCCGAAAAACGCAAAGGGGCTCGGAGCAGGGAGTGTGGCCATAATGCCTGCCGGAACCAAGATGTTTGCATTTACAAAAAAAGAGACGGTTATCCAGCTCCATGGCACGGGCCCATGGGGCATTCATTATGTAAATTCCGAGGAGGCCCCGAAGATGAAATAG
- a CDS encoding FixH family protein: MKKMVFVVLMVVLAFGVAIAKDYEVKKKAGDFDVEVRIDKNPPVVGDNNIAIEIKDASGKDVSDVKVIVDYSMPAMPGMPAMNYKTDAELKGKVYKAVMNLSMSGPWNIAVKITKAGKTSTAKFTVDAK, translated from the coding sequence ATGAAAAAGATGGTATTTGTTGTTCTTATGGTGGTTCTGGCATTTGGTGTCGCGATCGCAAAAGACTATGAAGTGAAAAAGAAGGCCGGAGATTTTGATGTTGAGGTGAGGATCGATAAGAACCCGCCTGTTGTGGGTGACAATAATATTGCTATTGAGATAAAAGACGCCTCTGGAAAGGACGTCTCAGACGTAAAGGTGATTGTTGATTATTCCATGCCGGCCATGCCGGGAATGCCAGCCATGAATTACAAGACAGACGCGGAACTCAAGGGAAAAGTGTACAAGGCTGTGATGAACTTATCCATGTCCGGCCCCTGGAATATTGCGGTCAAGATCACTAAGGCAGGCAAGACATCTACTGCAAAATTTACCGTAGATGCGAAATAG
- a CDS encoding TIGR02266 family protein, translated as MSDDFETFARQVGTGSTDKAYARKMPQCPQCKEFLSETYLEQNPFPEVPCSSCGSLITVRSRRDDDLTTMDKRTEKRCPVSLRVSYMTFNEFIDEYTKNVSRRGMFIKTKRHHELGEVAELQLHVPELPHPVRIKGEIVHVELNAPREEDCGVGVKFIDIDDQSREALISFIKARENCE; from the coding sequence ATGTCTGATGATTTTGAAACATTTGCGCGGCAGGTCGGCACCGGCAGCACCGATAAGGCCTATGCCAGGAAGATGCCTCAATGCCCCCAGTGTAAAGAATTTCTCAGCGAAACCTATCTTGAGCAGAACCCTTTTCCCGAGGTCCCCTGTTCTTCCTGTGGATCGCTGATAACCGTCAGGTCCCGTCGCGACGATGATCTTACCACTATGGATAAGAGGACTGAAAAACGTTGTCCTGTTTCATTAAGGGTTTCCTACATGACTTTTAATGAGTTCATTGACGAATACACCAAGAACGTGAGCAGGCGGGGCATGTTCATTAAAACAAAGCGGCATCATGAGCTTGGCGAAGTTGCAGAGCTTCAGCTCCACGTACCTGAACTCCCCCATCCGGTCAGGATAAAGGGAGAGATCGTCCATGTAGAACTCAATGCTCCTCGTGAAGAGGACTGTGGTGTCGGCGTCAAATTCATTGATATTGATGACCAGAGCAGAGAAGCTCTTATCTCGTTCATCAAGGCCCGAGAAAACTGCGAATAA
- the dksA gene encoding RNA polymerase-binding protein DksA translates to MSRSLQAGKVAANKLPPKKSSSSKFQKIRNILIQQKAALLTEAEVALNELPGQTTFPDMGDQASAETDTNFMLRLRGREQRLLKKIEEALERIDSNTFGICDDCGLEIDVKRLEARPVTTMCIECKMHQEEDEKRREV, encoded by the coding sequence ATGTCGAGGTCGCTGCAGGCAGGCAAAGTCGCGGCAAATAAATTGCCACCGAAAAAATCGAGCAGTTCAAAGTTTCAAAAAATAAGAAACATCCTTATTCAGCAGAAAGCTGCACTTCTCACTGAAGCTGAGGTGGCACTTAATGAGCTTCCAGGACAGACCACGTTTCCTGATATGGGAGACCAGGCATCTGCAGAGACAGACACGAATTTCATGCTGCGCCTGCGCGGCAGAGAGCAACGCCTCCTGAAAAAAATCGAAGAAGCTCTTGAACGGATCGACAGCAACACCTTCGGCATATGCGATGATTGCGGACTTGAGATCGATGTGAAGAGGCTTGAGGCAAGACCGGTAACAACAATGTGCATCGAATGCAAGATGCATCAGGAAGAAGACGAAAAACGCAGGGAAGTCTGA
- the recO gene encoding DNA repair protein RecO has translation MMLQRTEGIVLRTIPYGEADLIATYLTKDLGIIKVFAKSPRKTKSRFGSSLEPLTFSRIAFWGKEDAALPRLTQADIVHSFITLRESLQCFLRVSELIEQTIHLVPERDTNWNVFPLFMRTLAIMETDCQNPLIALFYKLKLLDIAGFLPGFHICGRCGDRSNAFHLSHGTVLCVKCSEDEDVSSRLSPGVTAFYSSLMRWEISKLDRLKPDERILKELALLIDEHSRYVTERNLRSREFRRA, from the coding sequence GTGATGCTTCAGAGGACCGAGGGCATCGTACTCAGGACCATCCCGTATGGTGAAGCAGACCTCATTGCCACATACCTCACCAAAGACCTCGGCATCATCAAGGTGTTCGCAAAGAGCCCGCGAAAGACAAAAAGCAGGTTCGGCAGCAGTCTTGAACCCCTGACCTTCTCGCGCATTGCGTTCTGGGGAAAAGAGGACGCTGCCCTGCCCCGATTGACGCAGGCTGACATTGTCCATTCATTCATCACCTTGCGGGAATCTCTGCAGTGTTTTCTCCGCGTATCGGAACTTATTGAACAGACCATTCATCTTGTGCCCGAACGGGATACGAACTGGAATGTCTTTCCCCTGTTCATGAGAACGCTTGCGATCATGGAAACTGACTGTCAGAATCCCCTCATTGCCCTCTTTTACAAGCTTAAACTTCTCGATATTGCCGGCTTCCTGCCCGGGTTTCATATCTGCGGCCGATGCGGTGACAGAAGCAATGCCTTTCATCTGTCTCACGGGACCGTCTTATGCGTGAAATGCTCGGAAGATGAAGATGTCAGCAGCAGGCTTTCCCCGGGGGTTACGGCATTTTATTCGAGTCTGATGCGGTGGGAGATATCCAAACTGGATCGGCTAAAGCCTGACGAACGCATACTGAAGGAACTGGCGCTGCTCATTGACGAACACAGCAGATATGTTACGGAAAGGAACCTCAGATCACGGGAATTCAGGCGAGCTTAG
- a CDS encoding bifunctional nuclease family protein: protein MFVEMKVEGLLFDPRSNMYILLLKQTDGTGTLPIWIGKPEADSIALALGKVATPRPLTHDLIKNVIDGLNAKATKVVITEIIDNTFYALIHIADGQREALIDSRPSDAVAIALRVNVPIFVEESILGTKTADELDEWLKNLKPEDFGNIM, encoded by the coding sequence ATGTTCGTTGAAATGAAGGTTGAAGGTCTTCTCTTCGATCCGCGGAGCAATATGTACATACTGCTGCTCAAACAGACTGATGGCACAGGGACCCTTCCGATCTGGATCGGCAAACCAGAGGCGGATTCGATAGCGCTTGCCCTCGGCAAGGTCGCCACGCCCAGACCTCTTACGCATGACCTCATCAAGAATGTGATCGACGGCCTCAACGCCAAGGCTACCAAGGTCGTTATCACCGAGATCATCGATAATACGTTTTATGCGCTTATCCATATCGCTGATGGTCAGAGAGAGGCGCTGATCGATTCACGGCCGAGTGACGCGGTGGCGATCGCACTGCGGGTGAATGTGCCGATCTTTGTGGAGGAGTCTATCCTCGGTACAAAGACCGCTGATGAACTTGATGAATGGCTGAAGAACCTTAAGCCTGAAGACTTCGGCAATATCATGTGA
- the era gene encoding GTPase Era translates to MTDTFRSGFIALIGRPNVGKSTLLNAVLDQKIAIVADRQQTTRNKILGIRTFEDSQMIFVDTPGIHSPRHALGESMVRTAEEAMQDIDVVAFVTDGNKPEEDRAVMALFRSLKTPVLFVLNKADSKSPSEISDIIHAYGDLFTFNAFLSISALKVKGIEFLLEKIKGLLPEGPKYYDDDTVTDQYERFMAAEIIREKVIKNTSEEVPHAVAVEIREWKEKKKGLVGISAAIYVEREGQKGIIIGKKGDMLKTIGSQARRDIEKLIDSKVFLELWVKVKKGWRDDKKMLQTLGYR, encoded by the coding sequence ATGACAGATACGTTCAGGTCAGGCTTCATAGCGCTTATCGGCAGGCCGAATGTCGGGAAGTCGACCCTTTTGAACGCGGTCCTCGACCAAAAGATCGCGATCGTGGCGGACCGGCAGCAGACCACCCGGAACAAGATCCTGGGCATAAGGACCTTTGAGGACAGTCAGATGATATTTGTCGACACACCCGGCATCCACAGTCCCCGGCATGCTCTGGGAGAGTCCATGGTAAGGACCGCAGAAGAGGCCATGCAGGATATTGATGTTGTTGCATTTGTGACCGATGGAAACAAACCTGAAGAAGACCGCGCTGTTATGGCCCTGTTCCGGAGCCTGAAAACACCCGTCCTGTTCGTGCTGAACAAGGCTGACAGCAAAAGTCCTTCTGAGATCTCTGACATTATCCATGCGTATGGCGATCTTTTTACCTTCAATGCATTTCTCTCGATATCTGCGCTCAAGGTAAAAGGCATAGAGTTTTTGCTCGAAAAAATAAAGGGTCTCCTCCCCGAGGGGCCGAAGTACTATGACGATGATACGGTCACCGACCAGTATGAGAGGTTCATGGCTGCCGAGATCATCAGGGAGAAGGTCATCAAGAACACATCAGAGGAAGTTCCCCATGCGGTTGCTGTTGAGATCAGGGAATGGAAAGAAAAGAAGAAGGGCCTTGTCGGTATCAGTGCCGCAATTTACGTTGAACGGGAAGGCCAGAAGGGCATTATCATCGGAAAGAAGGGTGACATGCTCAAGACGATCGGCAGCCAGGCGCGCAGGGATATCGAGAAACTGATCGATTCAAAGGTGTTCCTTGAACTCTGGGTTAAAGTGAAGAAGGGCTGGCGTGATGATAAAAAAATGCTGCAGACGCTGGGGTATCGCTGA
- a CDS encoding pyridoxal phosphate-dependent aminotransferase, translating into MLSPRAQKIKPSPTLAIDSRAKAMKASGVDVINFGVGEPDFDTPDNIKEAACKALRDGFTKYTAVGGIDPLKDAVIEKFQKDNGLAYKREEILVSCGAKHSLYNIAQALYGPGDEVIIPSPYWVSYPDQVLLNDAKPVFVKTLESDSFVLRSEALEACITKNTKALILNSPSNPTGMLYDKKALERIAELAVKHNFYVISDEIYEKLVYDDFVHVSIASLSPEIKAKTIVVNGLSKSHAMTGWRLGYAAGPAEVIKAMTNIQSQSTSNPNSMTQKAAVEALKGPQDFIAIMRAEFDRRRRFVVAELNTIPGMSCIMPNGAFYAFPNTAKIYGARFKDKAINSSTDLALYFLEEAQVALVHGEAFGDDNYVRISYATSMDDIRKGLERIRKALQNLETR; encoded by the coding sequence ATGCTTTCTCCACGAGCACAGAAGATAAAACCATCACCGACCCTCGCTATTGATTCGAGGGCAAAGGCCATGAAGGCTTCAGGCGTTGACGTCATCAATTTCGGTGTCGGCGAACCTGACTTTGACACGCCTGACAACATAAAAGAGGCTGCCTGCAAGGCACTCAGGGACGGCTTTACGAAATATACTGCCGTGGGCGGCATTGACCCGCTCAAGGATGCGGTCATCGAGAAGTTCCAAAAGGACAATGGCCTTGCCTATAAACGGGAAGAGATCCTGGTGTCGTGCGGCGCTAAGCACAGTCTGTATAATATTGCGCAGGCTCTTTATGGTCCCGGCGATGAGGTGATCATCCCCTCACCGTACTGGGTCTCCTATCCCGACCAGGTGCTCCTGAACGATGCAAAGCCTGTCTTCGTGAAAACGCTTGAGTCGGATTCTTTTGTGCTGAGGTCCGAGGCGCTCGAAGCATGTATTACGAAGAATACGAAGGCATTGATCCTGAACTCGCCGTCAAATCCGACGGGCATGCTCTACGATAAAAAGGCTCTTGAGAGGATCGCAGAGCTTGCGGTCAAACATAATTTTTATGTTATATCCGATGAGATCTATGAAAAACTGGTGTATGACGACTTTGTGCATGTCAGCATAGCCTCGCTCAGCCCTGAGATCAAGGCAAAGACCATTGTGGTGAACGGCCTGTCGAAGTCTCATGCCATGACGGGCTGGAGGCTCGGTTACGCAGCAGGGCCTGCTGAGGTAATCAAGGCAATGACGAATATCCAGAGTCAGTCAACATCCAATCCTAACTCCATGACACAGAAGGCTGCAGTGGAAGCGCTGAAGGGCCCGCAGGACTTTATCGCGATCATGCGCGCAGAGTTTGACAGACGGAGAAGATTCGTTGTGGCTGAACTGAACACGATTCCCGGCATGAGTTGTATCATGCCGAACGGCGCTTTCTACGCGTTCCCGAACACGGCTAAGATCTACGGGGCACGGTTCAAAGACAAGGCGATCAATTCATCGACAGACCTCGCACTCTATTTCCTTGAAGAGGCACAGGTCGCACTGGTCCATGGCGAAGCCTTTGGTGACGATAACTATGTGAGGATCTCCTATGCAACGTCCATGGACGATATCAGGAAGGGACTTGAAAGGATCAGGAAGGCGTTGCAGAACCTTGAGACCAGGTAG
- a CDS encoding nitronate monooxygenase, which translates to MTSTLSSLTIKGKTIPVPIIQGGMGVGVSLFPLAAAVAKEGGVGIVSSACLDRLVSERTGKKLNSYEAAYEEVSRAKANGGFAGINIMCALSRDYNDSVKGALDAGADVIISGAGLPVSLPAIQNPKDTALIPIVSSTRALEIICKKWEKLGYRPDAVVLEGPLAGGHLGFKMDQIDIESNKLENLLPPVKDAAKKYGDFPIIVAGGIYTYEDIARYMKAGADGVQMGTRFLATEESSASPDYKSSVVAAQDEDIIVAFDPGSPCGLPFRIIKQSPMYVSALSKLRKPKCDKGYVLQKDSEGKYSICPAKASNEHHFCICNGLLSSANYNADKEEPLYTVGTNASRVDKIVSVQSLMRELTGKVCATA; encoded by the coding sequence ATGACCAGCACGCTTTCGTCATTAACGATAAAGGGGAAGACCATACCGGTGCCTATCATTCAGGGCGGTATGGGCGTCGGCGTGTCCCTCTTTCCTCTTGCAGCTGCTGTTGCAAAAGAAGGCGGCGTAGGCATCGTTTCGAGCGCCTGCCTTGACCGTCTCGTATCAGAGCGGACCGGCAAGAAACTCAATTCGTATGAGGCTGCTTATGAGGAAGTTTCCCGGGCAAAAGCGAATGGCGGTTTTGCCGGCATCAACATCATGTGCGCCCTTTCCCGTGACTACAATGATTCGGTCAAAGGAGCCCTCGATGCCGGTGCTGATGTGATCATTTCAGGCGCCGGCCTTCCTGTCTCTCTCCCCGCCATACAGAATCCGAAAGATACAGCACTGATACCGATCGTCTCATCAACACGGGCGCTCGAGATCATCTGCAAAAAATGGGAAAAACTGGGGTACCGCCCTGATGCAGTTGTGCTGGAAGGTCCGCTTGCAGGCGGTCATCTTGGTTTCAAGATGGACCAGATCGATATTGAATCGAACAAACTGGAGAACTTGTTGCCGCCGGTCAAGGACGCTGCAAAAAAATATGGAGACTTCCCTATCATAGTTGCGGGCGGCATCTATACCTATGAAGATATTGCCCGGTATATGAAAGCGGGAGCTGATGGAGTCCAGATGGGAACCCGTTTCCTCGCTACCGAAGAGAGCAGTGCGTCTCCTGACTATAAGAGCTCTGTTGTTGCTGCTCAGGACGAAGACATCATCGTTGCCTTTGATCCGGGCTCACCCTGCGGCCTTCCGTTCAGGATCATCAAGCAGTCTCCCATGTATGTCTCTGCCCTTTCAAAATTGCGCAAGCCGAAATGCGATAAGGGATATGTATTGCAAAAGGACAGTGAAGGCAAATACAGCATCTGTCCTGCAAAAGCAAGCAATGAGCACCATTTCTGCATCTGCAACGGACTGCTCAGTTCAGCCAACTATAACGCCGATAAGGAAGAACCTCTCTATACTGTTGGTACCAATGCATCGCGCGTGGATAAGATCGTCAGCGTCCAGAGCCTGATGCGGGAACTGACCGGCAAGGTTTGCGCTACAGCCTAA
- a CDS encoding MFS transporter: MRNRRQIISWCLFDFANSSYSAVIAAVIFPVFYVSAIVGNASGQGDVWWGRAISLSMAFVALTSPLLGGIADYSGRRKRLLFLYTAASVIAISFFPILKKGMVLEGFVLVLIANIGMEGGLVFYNSFLPEIADREYQGRVSAWGFGVGYSGSILSLLIALPLVKAGRFGETWIMVALFFALFSLPAFMYLPEDKRTGLSVAGSAAKGWTYFLSVMREIFSRREVRKFMLSYLVYEDGVNTVIVFSSIFAATTLGFSSLELISLYLIVQVTALSGAFVMARPIDVWGPKKVVTLSLMLWSAVAVAAYFIEAKTYFFVLASVAGLGLGTVQAASRAFFTQFIPPGRESEYFGTYSLVGKSSAVFGPLLFGSISSTFGSQRPAILAVSVFFVGGFFLLRTVKGGGPNIARREDPKKD; encoded by the coding sequence ATGCGTAACCGCAGGCAGATCATCAGCTGGTGTCTTTTTGATTTTGCGAATTCGAGCTATTCTGCTGTCATCGCTGCCGTTATATTTCCGGTATTCTATGTATCTGCCATTGTCGGTAATGCCTCAGGCCAGGGAGATGTCTGGTGGGGAAGGGCGATATCGCTCAGCATGGCATTTGTTGCCCTCACTTCTCCACTGCTCGGCGGCATTGCCGATTACAGCGGAAGGCGGAAGCGCCTTCTTTTTCTGTACACGGCAGCATCTGTCATTGCCATATCGTTCTTCCCAATTCTCAAAAAAGGGATGGTGCTTGAAGGTTTTGTTCTCGTACTCATCGCCAATATCGGCATGGAAGGGGGATTGGTCTTTTACAACTCCTTTCTGCCGGAGATCGCAGACAGGGAATACCAGGGCCGTGTATCTGCCTGGGGTTTTGGTGTCGGGTACAGCGGTTCGATCCTTTCCCTGCTTATCGCTCTGCCCCTTGTAAAGGCAGGCAGGTTCGGAGAGACATGGATCATGGTTGCGCTCTTCTTTGCTCTTTTTTCCCTGCCGGCTTTTATGTATCTCCCTGAAGATAAAAGAACAGGACTGTCAGTTGCCGGATCAGCGGCAAAAGGATGGACCTATTTCCTGTCGGTTATGCGCGAGATATTTAGCAGACGTGAAGTTCGAAAATTCATGCTTTCCTATCTGGTATATGAGGATGGCGTGAACACGGTCATTGTCTTTTCAAGCATCTTTGCAGCAACAACGCTCGGTTTTTCTTCGCTGGAACTGATAAGCCTTTATCTCATTGTCCAGGTCACGGCACTTTCCGGAGCATTTGTCATGGCAAGGCCTATCGACGTCTGGGGGCCGAAGAAGGTCGTGACCCTTTCCCTCATGCTCTGGTCTGCAGTTGCTGTTGCTGCCTATTTCATTGAAGCAAAGACGTATTTTTTCGTTCTTGCGTCTGTTGCGGGTCTGGGACTCGGCACGGTCCAGGCAGCAAGCAGGGCATTCTTCACCCAGTTCATACCTCCCGGCAGGGAAAGCGAGTATTTCGGGACCTACTCTCTTGTAGGGAAATCCTCTGCAGTGTTTGGTCCTCTCCTATTCGGCTCTATCTCTTCAACCTTCGGCAGCCAGCGGCCAGCGATCCTCGCTGTTTCGGTTTTTTTTGTGGGGGGTTTTTTTCTTTTGAGAACGGTTAAGGGTGGCGGCCCGAATATCGCGAGACGAGAAGACCCAAAAAAAGATTAG
- a CDS encoding SurA N-terminal domain-containing protein — translation MTRRTTAATGRGITRGAFFIIIGLAAYGILLTGISDAAIQDRVIAFVDDHAITLSELEESYKAANALSRIVTHEEVLNTMINRVILLKEAKKYRIEAPTIDEVLKEYIDLKIRAFIRVNDADIEKFYNANLLNFQGKGYEDVRDEIDMFLTEKLLNERLKESLNDLRKKSYIRIYLDKE, via the coding sequence ATGACTCGAAGGACAACAGCAGCGACAGGCAGAGGCATTACGAGAGGAGCTTTCTTTATTATTATCGGGCTTGCTGCTTACGGCATACTGCTTACCGGTATATCAGATGCCGCTATTCAGGACCGTGTCATTGCCTTTGTTGATGATCATGCCATCACCCTGAGCGAACTTGAAGAGAGTTATAAGGCTGCCAATGCCCTGTCCCGCATCGTAACGCACGAAGAAGTCCTTAATACCATGATCAACAGGGTGATCCTGTTGAAAGAGGCAAAAAAATACCGCATTGAGGCTCCGACGATCGACGAGGTGCTGAAGGAATATATAGACCTCAAGATCCGCGCCTTCATCAGGGTGAATGACGCTGATATAGAAAAATTCTATAACGCAAATCTCCTGAATTTCCAGGGCAAGGGCTATGAAGATGTGCGAGATGAGATCGATATGTTTCTTACGGAAAAACTCCTCAATGAGCGCCTGAAAGAGAGTCTGAATGATCTCAGGAAAAAGTCATACATCAGGATCTATCTTGATAAGGAATGA